GCGAACTGAACAGGCAACAGATCTGCGCCGCCCTCGGCGTCAGCGAATCAACGATCCGCCGCCTCGAACAGGCCGGGCTGCCATACACACCGGTCGGCGCGCGCTCCAAGCGCTACGACCTTGAAGAATGCAAGAACTGGTTAAAGGAGAACAACCAATGTCCATCTGGGACGACAAAAAAGGCAGGAAGCACGTCGGCATCATGGTCGATGGCAAAAGAATTCACAGAAAGCTGCCGGAAGGCGCAACTACGAGTGATGCCAAGTTAGCTGAGGCAGAGTTGCGCGCGGCGGTTGCGCGCGCTCCGAAAAGCCAACAGGTGCACATTCCCGGCGACCCGCCGATGGCCTTCATCCTCGCGCTCTACGTCGAGCACGCCGCCAGTTTGCGTAGTAGCGACACGTCGAAGCATCATGCGAAACGGCTTGGACCTTGGGCGGAGCGCTACAAAGCAAGCCAGGCCCAGGAGTTTGCCGATCATGTTATCCGTGACATGAGCAAGCTCATACCAAATAAGAAAACCGGCAGACTAGAGCCTGCCTATGCGCCAGCAACGGTGAACCGGTCATTGGCCTGCGCAAAAAAAGGCTTGCAGCTGGCATGGCGCCAGCGCCTCGTTCCTGAAAACTATGGCTTGCGGATCGATAACGTGGCCGTCAACAACAAGCGCGAGGTGTTTCTCACGGTTGAGCAAGTGAGGAAGATCGCAGCCTTCTGCACGCCGATTGCGCAGGCCGCGATATGGGCGGCACTGCTGACTGGCGCGCGCCGCGGTGAGCTGTTTCAGATCCAGCGTGAGCATATTGGAAAGGACTCGATTACCTTTCCTGCCAGCAATACTAAAACACTCCGGATGCGCGTGGTGCCTATCATCCCGGCCTTACGGCCATGGTTGAAGTATTTTCCGTTGGAGATGACGTTGTACGGTGTGCAGTCCTCGTGGCGCCGCGCACGCGTCAAGGCTGGCATGCCTCATGTGAATTTCCATGACCTGCGCCATTCTTGCGCGAGCATCATGCTGGGCTTGGGCGTGGACCTCTACACCATCAGCAAAATTCTCGGCCATGCCAATGTGCAAACAACACAGCGCTACGCACACCTGCAGGTGGATGCTCAGCGCCTCGCGCTGGACAAGCTGTCCGCTCTGGTGGTGGCAAAGTAAATTACACCCGAAAATTACACCCAATAAAAAAGCCGACCACATAAATGTGTCGGCTTAAATATAAGTACTTGATTGTATTGCGAATTCTTGGTGGGAAGTGCAAGTTTCGAACTTGCGACCCCTGCAGTGTGAATGCAGTGCTCTACCCCTGAGCTAACCTCCCGAAGCGAGGCGAATTATCGCATAGGTGTTGCGGCATCTGCAAGGGCTGGCAAGAGGAAATTTACCATGTGCCGCTTTTTTCTCAGGCGGCCGCTGGCGGCGACGTGACGGCGGTCCAGATGCACTGGCCTTTGGCGGCCTTGTCGAGGCCGGCGATGGTGGCTGCGTGGGCGGCGAGTTCGTCGGCCGTGGCGCTCTGGAAGATGACTTCGGCCAGGGGCACGATTTCCAGCACGGCGCCGTCGGCGGCCACTTCCACCTCTTCTTCCATGCTCAGGCTGTTTTGCCCGCGCGTCATGGCCAGGTAGACGTCGGCCAGCAATTCGGAGTCGAGCAGCGCGCCGTGCAGCTTGCGGTGGGCGTTCGAGACGCCGTAGCGGTCGCACAGGGCGTCGAGCGAGTTGCGCTTGCCCGGATGCATTTCCTTCGCCTGCACCAGGGTATCGATCACGCCAACCACTTGTTCATGCACGGGCGGCAGGTTCAGGCGCTTGAATTCCGCGTTCAGGAAGCCGATATCGAACGGGGCGTTGTGGATGATCAGTTCGGCGCCGGCGATGTAGGCGCGGAATTCGTCGGCGATTTCCGCGAATTTCGGCTTGTCGCTGAGGAATTCCGTCGTCAATCCGTGGACGGCCAGCGCGCCCTCTTCCGAATCGCGCTCGGGATTGATGTAATGGTGGAAATTATTCCCCGTCAACATGCGGTTGTTCAGCTCGACCGCCCCGATCTCCAGGATGCGGTCGCCCGTGCGCGGGTTCAGGCCGGTGGTTTCAGTATCGAGAACAATTTGACGCATGGCGGATTCATTCGTAAAAGCAAAAAGCGAAGGGCACAGTATAGCAAACCTGTGTGCTGCAATCGCACCCAGACATGTTCGAACGCCCAACAAAACAGTAGCGAGCTGCAGTGATTTGTGGCCGAGAAGCGCAACCGTACTCTAGTACGGTGAGCATCACAGGCCGCAAAGCGCGCCGCGCAGTAGGTTGGGTTGGGCGTTCTTAGGCGCGCACGGTTTCCACGCCCAGGTTGGCCAGCTGATCGGCTCGCTCATTGCCAGGATGGCCATTGTGGCCGCGCACCCAGCGCCATTCCACTTCATGCACGGCCTGGGCCGTATCGAGCGCCTGCCACAGGTCGACGTTTTTCACGGGCGCCTTGGCCGCCGTTTTCCATCCGCGCGCCTTCCAGCCGTGGATCCATTCGCTGATGCCCTTCTGGACATACTGGCTATCGGTATACAGCACCACCTGGCAGGGACGTTTGAGCGCCGTCAAGGCTTCGATCACGGCCTTCAATTCCATGCGGTTATTCGTCGTATTGAGTTCCCCGCCGTAAATTTCTTTCTTGGCGCCATCGGCTACCATCAGCGCGCCCCAACCGCCCGTGCCGGGATTGCCCTTGCATGCGCCATCGGCGTAAATCTCTACCTTATCCATCTTGCTGTTCCCGCCTTTTATTCGTGACCGGTGCGCCTGCGGGCGCCGTCGCCGGTTTCTTGGTCCACGCCGGACCGATCAAACGCATCCCTTTGACGCGCTTGATCGCCTGCACTATATACACTGCGCCCAGATATGGCCACCAGCGCGCGCCCGCCTTGTCCATGAAAGCGTTGCGGCGCAGCCATTTTTCTGTCCTGCAGGCAGGTGCGTAGCAGCCGAAGTAGCTTTGGCTGACGCCCATGTTCAGCAATTTTAACCAGTCTTTCATGCGCGGCATAGAGATCAGCTCGCCCGCCTGCGGCAGGTAATGGCGTCCCGTGACCCGCCCCAGCCCCTGGCGCACGCCCCACAGGCTGGCCGGATTGAAGCCGCAGACGATCACGCGCCCCTCGGGGATCAGCACGCGCTCGACTTCGCGCAAGACCTGGTGCGGCTCGGCGGCAAATTCAAGCACGTGCGGCAAGACCACGAGGTCCAGGCTTTGCGAGTCGAACGGCAACTCGTCAAAGGCCGACACGAGGGTCAAACGACTCTCTTGCGGCGGACGCGATGGCAGGCGCGAATCGAGCAGCCATTTATTCGGCATGCGGTTGGCGGCCAGTGCGTCGAGCTGGGGCAAACCTATCTGCACGGCATTAAAACCGAAGATGTCAACGGTCAGACTGTCGAGACATTGCTGCTCCCAGGCGCGCACGTACACACCGGCCGGCGTCTGCAGCCAGCCGTCAAGCGCTATAATGGATTTTTCGGATGCCACACTGTCCATTCAGTTTTCTCTTTTGCTCATGACACACTCCCCTGAACACGCTTTATCGGTACTTGCCGTGCCCGCTTTTGCCGACAATTACCTGTGGCTGATCCATGACGGCCGCCACGCCGCCGTGGTCGACCCCGGCGATGCAATGGCCATCCTCGATGCGCTCAAAGCCGATCAGTTGACCTTGTCCGCCATTTTACTCACGCATCACCACGCCGACCACACGGGTGGCGTGCCTGAATTGTTGCAGCATTTCGCCGTCCCCGTCTTCGGCCCTCGCAATGAGGCTATCACAGCCATCACGGAACCGCTTGCCGAAGGCGATGTCGCTTACGTGCCCGAACTGGGCTTGCAAATGACCGTCATCGACGTGCCCGGCCATACGAAGGGGCATATCGCCTACGTGCGCCAGCGCGACGAGCGCAGCG
This window of the Janthinobacterium agaricidamnosum genome carries:
- the dnaQ gene encoding DNA polymerase III subunit epsilon, which codes for MRQIVLDTETTGLNPRTGDRILEIGAVELNNRMLTGNNFHHYINPERDSEEGALAVHGLTTEFLSDKPKFAEIADEFRAYIAGAELIIHNAPFDIGFLNAEFKRLNLPPVHEQVVGVIDTLVQAKEMHPGKRNSLDALCDRYGVSNAHRKLHGALLDSELLADVYLAMTRGQNSLSMEEEVEVAADGAVLEIVPLAEVIFQSATADELAAHAATIAGLDKAAKGQCIWTAVTSPPAAA
- a CDS encoding class I SAM-dependent methyltransferase, whose amino-acid sequence is MDSVASEKSIIALDGWLQTPAGVYVRAWEQQCLDSLTVDIFGFNAVQIGLPQLDALAANRMPNKWLLDSRLPSRPPQESRLTLVSAFDELPFDSQSLDLVVLPHVLEFAAEPHQVLREVERVLIPEGRVIVCGFNPASLWGVRQGLGRVTGRHYLPQAGELISMPRMKDWLKLLNMGVSQSYFGCYAPACRTEKWLRRNAFMDKAGARWWPYLGAVYIVQAIKRVKGMRLIGPAWTKKPATAPAGAPVTNKRREQQDG
- a CDS encoding helix-turn-helix transcriptional regulator, whose product is MNMSDVEMRHIAEMVAALGGAGGKRTATTAGELNRQQICAALGVSESTIRRLEQAGLPYTPVGARSKRYDLEECKNWLKENNQCPSGTTKKAGSTSASWSMAKEFTESCRKAQLRVMPS
- the rnhA gene encoding ribonuclease HI; its protein translation is MDKVEIYADGACKGNPGTGGWGALMVADGAKKEIYGGELNTTNNRMELKAVIEALTALKRPCQVVLYTDSQYVQKGISEWIHGWKARGWKTAAKAPVKNVDLWQALDTAQAVHEVEWRWVRGHNGHPGNERADQLANLGVETVRA
- a CDS encoding tyrosine-type recombinase/integrase, with translation MSIWDDKKGRKHVGIMVDGKRIHRKLPEGATTSDAKLAEAELRAAVARAPKSQQVHIPGDPPMAFILALYVEHAASLRSSDTSKHHAKRLGPWAERYKASQAQEFADHVIRDMSKLIPNKKTGRLEPAYAPATVNRSLACAKKGLQLAWRQRLVPENYGLRIDNVAVNNKREVFLTVEQVRKIAAFCTPIAQAAIWAALLTGARRGELFQIQREHIGKDSITFPASNTKTLRMRVVPIIPALRPWLKYFPLEMTLYGVQSSWRRARVKAGMPHVNFHDLRHSCASIMLGLGVDLYTISKILGHANVQTTQRYAHLQVDAQRLALDKLSALVVAK